The Oscillatoria sp. FACHB-1406 genome includes a window with the following:
- a CDS encoding aromatic ring-hydroxylating dioxygenase subunit alpha yields MQRQTLTDVRTCGINRDRWYVVARSSEVKERPVSVTLWKQPIVLYRSESGTICALEDRCPHRQVKLSAGIVKRDRIECAYHGWQFDAEGNCAEIPYRAENQKIPNCQIKSYPVKELDGFIWLFPGEGDSEKIAPMGMPEWEHLNYIASVAAIDYQGHFSFLIENIMDMYHGHLHDNYQAWASAKLQSIEVADDRIDAHYEAQSYYRIDKIWSISQLFFPALRRLHPEPLDVSYIYPHWASSLGQDFKIYCLFCPVNETHTRAYLIHFTSLNAFWRLHKLPVKFRRFVKDSLFGSANKLLEGLVEQDIEMMEQEQQAYSKSPQNRSYEINPTVTSVQRLIRHQASLGSF; encoded by the coding sequence ATGCAACGGCAAACCTTAACTGATGTTCGCACCTGTGGGATAAATCGCGATCGCTGGTATGTTGTCGCGCGCAGTAGCGAGGTGAAAGAACGCCCGGTTAGCGTGACGCTTTGGAAACAACCCATCGTGCTTTATCGCAGCGAAAGCGGGACGATTTGTGCTTTAGAAGATCGCTGTCCCCACCGTCAGGTTAAACTGAGTGCGGGGATCGTAAAACGCGATCGCATCGAGTGCGCCTACCACGGTTGGCAATTTGACGCTGAAGGAAACTGCGCCGAAATTCCTTACCGGGCTGAAAATCAAAAGATTCCAAACTGTCAAATTAAATCCTATCCCGTCAAAGAATTAGATGGCTTTATTTGGTTATTTCCCGGCGAGGGCGACTCGGAAAAGATCGCGCCGATGGGAATGCCGGAATGGGAGCATCTGAATTATATCGCTTCTGTTGCTGCGATCGATTATCAAGGTCATTTCTCCTTTTTAATCGAAAATATTATGGATATGTACCACGGGCATTTACATGATAATTATCAAGCTTGGGCTTCGGCAAAATTGCAATCCATTGAGGTCGCAGACGATCGCATTGATGCCCATTACGAAGCGCAAAGCTATTACAGAATTGATAAAATTTGGTCGATTTCTCAACTCTTTTTTCCGGCTCTGCGTCGCTTGCATCCCGAACCGCTAGATGTCAGCTATATCTATCCTCACTGGGCTTCTAGCCTCGGACAAGATTTTAAAATTTACTGTTTATTCTGTCCGGTTAACGAAACTCACACGCGAGCTTATCTCATTCATTTTACCTCGCTCAATGCCTTCTGGCGTTTGCATAAACTTCCGGTTAAATTCCGCAGGTTTGTGAAAGATAGTTTATTCGGTTCTGCTAATAAACTCTTAGAAGGATTGGTCGAACAGGATATTGAAATGATGGAGCAGGAACAACAAGCTTATTCTAAAAGTCCTCAAAACCGATCCTATGAAATTAATCCGACCGTAACGAGCGTTCAGCGCTTGATTCGCCATCAAGCAAGTTTAGGAAGTTTTTAA
- a CDS encoding photosystem I assembly protein Ycf3, with amino-acid sequence MPRTQRNDNFIDKSFTVMADLILKVLPTNRKAKEAFAYYRDGMSAQADGEYAEAMENYNEALLLEEDLTDRSYILYNMGLIHASNGEHEEALQRYHEALECNSRMPQALNNIAVVYHFQGERAKQEGKDDEAEALFDKAAENWKQAIRLAPNNYIEAQNWLKTTGRSDMDIFF; translated from the coding sequence ATGCCCAGAACGCAGCGCAACGATAACTTTATCGATAAAAGCTTTACCGTCATGGCAGATCTAATCTTAAAAGTGCTGCCTACCAATCGCAAAGCAAAAGAAGCCTTCGCTTACTACCGCGATGGGATGTCCGCCCAAGCAGACGGCGAGTACGCCGAAGCAATGGAAAACTATAACGAAGCCTTACTGCTAGAGGAAGATCTGACCGATCGCAGTTATATTCTTTACAATATGGGTCTCATTCACGCTAGCAACGGCGAACACGAAGAAGCATTACAACGCTATCACGAAGCGCTCGAATGTAACTCGCGGATGCCCCAAGCCTTGAATAATATTGCCGTGGTGTATCATTTTCAAGGCGAACGCGCCAAACAAGAAGGCAAAGATGATGAAGCAGAAGCCCTCTTTGATAAAGCCGCTGAAAATTGGAAACAAGCGATTCGCCTCGCCCCCAATAACTATATCGAAGCTCAAAACTGGCTGAAAACCACCGGGCGCTCTGATATGGATATTTTCTTTTAA
- the gatC gene encoding Asp-tRNA(Asn)/Glu-tRNA(Gln) amidotransferase subunit GatC encodes MLDREQVQKVAHLARLELTSEEEESFTTQLGSILDYFEQLSELDTTNVQPMTRAIELSNVTRPDEIKKEVEPEELLREAPEQEDLFFRVPQILSSDEG; translated from the coding sequence ATGCTCGATCGCGAACAAGTTCAAAAAGTCGCTCATCTGGCTCGTTTAGAACTCACATCCGAAGAAGAAGAAAGTTTCACCACTCAACTGGGCAGCATTCTCGATTATTTCGAGCAATTGAGCGAACTCGATACGACGAACGTACAGCCGATGACGCGCGCTATTGAGTTAAGCAATGTGACGCGCCCAGACGAGATTAAAAAGGAAGTTGAACCGGAAGAGTTACTGCGAGAAGCACCGGAACAAGAAGATTTATTCTTTCGCGTTCCGCAAATTCTCAGCAGCGATGAAGGTTGA